The sequence CCTGCGATTAAAGGAACTGTTCCTGATACAGAAGAAGAAACAGTTCGCGAAGCGCGCGACGATGCTCCTTTTGCAGCGTTAGCGTTCAAAATTATGACAGATCCTTACGTTGGTAAGTTGACGTTCTTCCGCGTATACTCTGGCACATTAAACTCTGGTTCTTACGTGTTGAACTCAACAAAACGTAAGCGTGAACGTATCGGTCGTATTCTACAAATGCACGCAAACCACCGTGAAGAAATTGCACAAGTTTACGCAGGTGACATTGCGGCAGCTGTAGGTTTAAAAGATACAACAACTGGTGATACATTGTGTGATGAAAAAGACCCAGTCATCCTAGAGTCTATGCAATTCCCAGAGCCAGTTATTCAAATCGCGATCGAACCGAAGTCAAAAGCTGACCAAGATAAGATGAGCACAGCATTACAAAAACTTCAAGAAGAAGACCCAACATTCCGTGCATGGACAGACCAAGAAACAGGTCAAACAATCATCGCGGGTATGGGTGAGCTTCACCTTGACATCATCGTTGACCGTATGCGTCGCGAGTTTAAGGTAGAAGCAAACGTTGGTGCTCCACAAGTTGCATACCGTGAAACATTCCGTAAATCTGCACAAGTTGAAGGAAAATTTGTGCGCCAGTCTGGTGGTCGCGGTCAATACGGTCACGTTTGGATCGAGTTCTCACCAAACGAAGAAGGAAAAGGCTTCGAATTCGAAAACGCGATTGTTGGTGGGGTTGTTCCAAAAGAATACATCCCTGCAATTCAAGCAGGTCTTGAAGATGCAATGCAAAACGGTGTTCTTGCTGGATACCCAGTTGTTGATATTAAAGCGAAATTATTCGACGGTTCTTACCACGATGTTGACTCAAGCGAAATGGCGTTCAAAATCGCTGCTTCTATGGCGTTGAAAAACGCAGCATCAAAATGTGATCCTGTGTTGCTTGAGCCGATCATGAAAGTAGAAGTCATCGTCCCTGAAGAATATTTAGGTGACATCATGGGTGACATCACTTCTCGTCGTGGTCGCGTCGAAGGTATGGAAGCTCGCGGTAACGCACAAGTTGTTCGCGCGATGGTTCCACTTTCTGAAATGTTTGGATACGCAACTTCATTGCGTTCAAATACACAAGGTCGCGGAACATTCACAATGGTATTCGACCATTATGAAGAAGTTCCGAAAAGCATTGCCGAGGAAATCATCAAAAAAAATAAAGGTGAATAATTGATTTTCTAGCATTGTTCAAGTATAAATACTTATGTAAGACTTGGAAGTGGACGTGCCTGTGCACTTTCACTTCCGAGCATTCTATATTCTATACTTAATAAAAAACACTAAGGAGGATATTATAATGGCTAAAGAGAAATTCGAACGTACGAAACCACACGTCAACATTGGTACAATCGGCCACGTTGACCATGGTAAAACAACTTTAACAGCTGCAATCACAACAGTTCTTGCGAAACAAGGTAAAGCACAAGCACGCGCATATGACCAAATCGACGCTGCTCCAGAAGAGCGTGAGCGCGGAATTACAATCTCAACTGCACACGTTGAGTACGAAACTGACAACCGTCACTATGCACACGTTGACTGCCCAGGTCACGCTGACTACGTGAAAAACATGATCACAGGTGCTGCGCAAATGGACGGCGCGATCCTTGTTGTATCTGCTGCTGACGGTCCAATGCCACAAACTCGTGAGCACATTCTTCTTTCTCGCCAAGTAGGTGTACCTTACATCGTTGTATTCTTAAACAAATGCGACATGGTAGACGATGAAGAACTTTTAGAGCTTGTTGAAATGGAAGTTCGCGATTTATTATCTGAATACGACTTCCCTGGAGACGAAGTTCCTGTAATTAAAGGTTCTGCGTTAAAAGCACTTGAGGGAGATCCAGCTTGGGAAGAAAAAATCATTGAGCTTATGAACGCTGTTGATGAGTACATCCCAACTCCACAACGCGAAATCGATAAACCGTTCATGATGCCAGTTGAGGACGTATTCTCAATCACTGGTCGTGGTACAGTTGCTACTGGTCGCGTTGAGCGCGGTATCTTAAAAGTTGGTGACCAAGTAGAGATCATCGGTCTTTCTGAAGAGCCAAAAGCAACAACTGTTACAGGTGTTGAAATGTTCCGTAAGCTTCTTGACCAAGCTGAAGCTGGTGACAACATCGGTGCACTTCTTCGCGGTGTTTC comes from Anoxybacillus flavithermus and encodes:
- the fusA gene encoding elongation factor G; this encodes MARQFSLENTRNIGIMAHIDAGKTTTTERILFYTGRVHKIGEVHEGAATMDWMEQEQERGITITSAATTAQWKGHRINIIDTPGHVDFTVEVERSLRVLDGAVAVLDAQSGVEPQTETVWRQATTYGVPRIVFVNKMDKIGADFLYSVKTLHDRLQANAHPVQLPIGAEDQFTGIIDLVEMCAYHYHDELGKNIERIEIPEDYRDMAEEYRGKLIEAVAELDEELMMKYLEGEEITKEELKAAIRKATVSVQFFPVFCGSAFKNKGVQLMLDGVVDYLPSPVDIPAIKGTVPDTEEETVREARDDAPFAALAFKIMTDPYVGKLTFFRVYSGTLNSGSYVLNSTKRKRERIGRILQMHANHREEIAQVYAGDIAAAVGLKDTTTGDTLCDEKDPVILESMQFPEPVIQIAIEPKSKADQDKMSTALQKLQEEDPTFRAWTDQETGQTIIAGMGELHLDIIVDRMRREFKVEANVGAPQVAYRETFRKSAQVEGKFVRQSGGRGQYGHVWIEFSPNEEGKGFEFENAIVGGVVPKEYIPAIQAGLEDAMQNGVLAGYPVVDIKAKLFDGSYHDVDSSEMAFKIAASMALKNAASKCDPVLLEPIMKVEVIVPEEYLGDIMGDITSRRGRVEGMEARGNAQVVRAMVPLSEMFGYATSLRSNTQGRGTFTMVFDHYEEVPKSIAEEIIKKNKGE
- the tuf gene encoding elongation factor Tu, whose translation is MAKEKFERTKPHVNIGTIGHVDHGKTTLTAAITTVLAKQGKAQARAYDQIDAAPEERERGITISTAHVEYETDNRHYAHVDCPGHADYVKNMITGAAQMDGAILVVSAADGPMPQTREHILLSRQVGVPYIVVFLNKCDMVDDEELLELVEMEVRDLLSEYDFPGDEVPVIKGSALKALEGDPAWEEKIIELMNAVDEYIPTPQREIDKPFMMPVEDVFSITGRGTVATGRVERGILKVGDQVEIIGLSEEPKATTVTGVEMFRKLLDQAEAGDNIGALLRGVSRDEVQRGQVLAKPGTITPHTKFKAQVYVLTKEEGGRHTPFFSNYRPQFYFRTTDVTGIIQLPEGVEMVMPGDNIEMTVELIAPIAIEEGTKFSIREGGRTVGAGSVSEIIE